Proteins encoded in a region of the Streptomyces sp. PCS3-D2 genome:
- a CDS encoding precorrin-2 C(20)-methyltransferase, which produces MSDAQPTGRLYGVGLGPGDPNLMTLRAVEVIGEADVVAYHSARHGRSIARAIAAKHLRENHIEEPLVYPVTTETTDHPGGYQGAMEEFYEAAAARLAAHLDAGRTVAVLAEGDPLFYSSYMHMHKRLADRYATEVVPGVTSVSAAAARLGTPLVEGEEVLTILPGTLPEEELTARLAATDSAVVMKLGRTFPAVRGAMEASGRLAEARYVERATMEGERTGVLADTDPDSVPYFAVAVVPSRIGNPGSVPSGPGEVVVVGTGPAGPLWLTPQTRRALADAEVLVGYTTYLDRVPVKPGQARHGSDNKVESERAEFALDLARRGRRVAVVSGGDPGVFAMATAVLEVAGQPAYKDVPVRVLPGVTAANAAAAAAGAPLGHDYATISLSDRLKPWEVIAERLRAAAAADLVLALYNPGSRSRTWQVAQARELLLELRSPLTPVVVARDVGGPEQAVRVVTLAELEPSEVDMRTILLIGSSQTQITERPDGSRITWTPRRYP; this is translated from the coding sequence ATGAGCGACGCACAGCCGACGGGCCGCCTCTACGGGGTCGGGCTCGGCCCCGGCGACCCGAACCTGATGACCCTGCGGGCCGTCGAGGTGATCGGGGAGGCGGACGTCGTCGCCTACCACAGCGCCCGCCACGGCCGGTCCATCGCACGCGCGATCGCCGCCAAGCACCTGCGCGAGAACCACATCGAGGAGCCGCTGGTCTATCCGGTCACCACCGAGACCACCGACCACCCCGGCGGCTACCAGGGCGCGATGGAGGAGTTCTACGAGGCCGCCGCCGCCCGGCTGGCCGCCCACCTGGACGCCGGCCGTACCGTGGCCGTGCTCGCGGAGGGCGACCCGCTCTTCTACAGCTCGTACATGCACATGCACAAGCGGCTCGCCGACCGGTACGCCACCGAGGTCGTCCCCGGTGTCACCTCCGTCAGCGCCGCCGCCGCCCGGCTCGGCACCCCGCTCGTGGAGGGTGAGGAGGTCCTGACCATCCTCCCCGGCACGCTGCCGGAGGAGGAGCTGACCGCCCGCCTCGCCGCCACCGACTCGGCGGTCGTGATGAAGCTCGGCCGGACCTTCCCCGCCGTACGCGGCGCGATGGAGGCCAGCGGCCGGCTCGCCGAGGCACGCTACGTCGAACGCGCCACGATGGAGGGTGAGCGCACCGGCGTCCTCGCCGACACCGACCCCGACAGCGTGCCGTACTTCGCCGTCGCCGTGGTGCCCAGCCGCATCGGCAACCCCGGCAGCGTGCCGTCCGGCCCCGGCGAGGTCGTCGTCGTCGGCACCGGCCCGGCCGGCCCGCTGTGGCTGACCCCGCAGACCCGGCGGGCCCTCGCGGACGCCGAGGTACTGGTCGGGTACACCACGTACCTGGACCGGGTGCCCGTCAAGCCGGGTCAGGCACGGCACGGCTCGGACAACAAGGTGGAGTCGGAGCGGGCCGAGTTCGCCCTCGACCTCGCCCGGCGCGGCAGGCGGGTGGCCGTGGTCTCCGGCGGTGATCCGGGCGTCTTCGCCATGGCCACGGCGGTCCTGGAGGTCGCCGGGCAGCCCGCGTACAAGGACGTGCCCGTACGGGTCCTGCCGGGCGTGACCGCGGCCAACGCGGCGGCCGCCGCGGCCGGCGCCCCGCTCGGCCACGACTACGCGACGATTTCGCTGTCGGACCGGCTCAAGCCCTGGGAGGTCATCGCGGAGCGGCTGCGCGCCGCCGCCGCGGCCGACCTGGTCCTCGCCCTCTACAACCCCGGCTCGCGGAGCCGGACCTGGCAGGTGGCCCAGGCCCGCGAGCTGCTGCTGGAACTGCGCTCGCCGTTGACCCCGGTGGTCGTGGCCCGTGACGTGGGCGGCCCCGAGCAGGCGGTGCGGGTCGTCACGCTCGCCGAACTGGAGCCGTCCGAGGTCGACATGCGCACGATCCTGCTGATCGGCTCCTCGCAGACGCAGATCACCGAGCGGCCCGACGGGTCGCGGATCACGTGGACGCCGCGCCGCTACCCGTGA
- a CDS encoding precorrin-8X methylmutase: MSEYTVFEYEKDGAAIYRQSFATIRAEADLSGLPASVAQVAVRMIHACGMTDLPQDLGYTPEVVLRARAALEAGAPILCDVQMVASGVTRKRLPADNDVICTLSDPAVPELAARMGTTRSAAALEVWRDRGLLEGSVVAVGNAPTALFRLLEMIEEGAPRPAAVIGVPVGFIGAAESKDALAAHPAGLDHLVVRGRRGGSAIAAAALNAIASVAE; encoded by the coding sequence ATGAGCGAGTACACCGTGTTTGAGTACGAGAAGGACGGCGCCGCGATCTACCGCCAGTCCTTTGCCACGATCCGCGCCGAGGCGGATCTCTCCGGGCTGCCCGCCTCGGTCGCCCAGGTCGCGGTGCGCATGATTCACGCCTGCGGGATGACCGACCTCCCGCAGGACTTGGGGTACACCCCCGAGGTGGTGCTGCGCGCCCGCGCCGCGCTGGAGGCGGGTGCGCCGATCCTGTGCGACGTCCAGATGGTCGCCAGTGGCGTCACCCGCAAGCGGCTGCCCGCCGACAACGACGTCATCTGCACCCTCTCCGACCCGGCGGTCCCGGAGCTCGCCGCGAGGATGGGCACCACGCGTAGCGCCGCCGCCCTCGAAGTGTGGCGCGACCGCGGCCTGTTGGAGGGTTCCGTGGTCGCCGTGGGGAACGCGCCGACCGCGCTGTTCCGGCTGCTGGAGATGATCGAGGAGGGCGCCCCGCGCCCGGCCGCCGTCATCGGGGTGCCCGTCGGGTTCATCGGCGCCGCCGAGTCCAAGGACGCCCTCGCCGCGCACCCGGCCGGTCTCGACCACCTCGTCGTGCGCGGTCGCCGCGGCGGCAGCGCCATCGCCGCGGCCGCCCTCAACGCCATCGCGAGCGTGGCCGAATGA
- a CDS encoding cobalamin biosynthesis protein CobG: MPQPPSAVSRDEPVIRDRGDACPGALRLHAADDGHLARVRIPGGELTAQQAVLLASAADRFGDGHLELTSRGNVQLRGLADGCGAGLARLLDGAGLLPAPGHERVRNIVATPTSQDVLPRVRELDRLLCANTRVTALSGRFLFALDDGRGDVAALDPDVTVLGRPGDRALVRLGAAAGAVSVAEQDAPRAALLAAEYFLDAVDAAGTRAWRVAELPAGHALDEGEFTARLAAAGIDAARVPEVDWPYAAPPRPWGRGPGPRGDLCVLPPLGRMSTGQWRVLAEVAGHGDGLRVTPWRTVVLPGAPLRGPVDGPALLEEAGLVVSAGSPWQSVTACTGRPGCAKARADVRADAHALVERARGPLPVHWSGCERRCGHPRGTQWVDALATSDGYRLSVDGHTLPHRPDLAVALMAARETTSSPQSPKTQ; the protein is encoded by the coding sequence ATGCCCCAGCCCCCCTCCGCCGTGTCGCGGGACGAACCGGTCATACGGGACCGCGGTGACGCCTGTCCCGGCGCGCTCCGGCTCCACGCGGCGGACGACGGACACCTCGCGCGCGTCCGGATCCCCGGCGGGGAGCTGACCGCGCAGCAGGCCGTGCTCCTCGCCTCGGCCGCCGACCGCTTCGGCGACGGGCACCTGGAACTCACCTCCCGCGGCAACGTGCAACTGCGCGGCCTCGCCGACGGCTGCGGCGCCGGACTCGCCCGGCTGCTGGACGGCGCGGGGCTGCTGCCCGCACCCGGCCACGAACGGGTGCGCAACATCGTGGCCACCCCGACTTCGCAGGACGTACTGCCCCGGGTGCGCGAGCTGGACCGGCTGCTGTGCGCGAACACCCGGGTGACCGCGCTGTCCGGCCGCTTCCTGTTCGCCCTCGACGACGGGCGCGGGGACGTGGCCGCTCTCGACCCCGACGTCACCGTGCTCGGGCGGCCCGGCGACCGGGCGCTGGTACGCCTCGGAGCAGCGGCCGGAGCCGTGTCCGTCGCCGAGCAGGACGCGCCGCGCGCCGCGCTGCTCGCCGCCGAGTACTTCCTCGACGCCGTGGACGCGGCCGGCACCCGGGCCTGGCGCGTGGCCGAACTGCCCGCCGGACACGCCCTGGACGAAGGGGAGTTCACGGCCCGGCTGGCTGCCGCGGGCATCGACGCGGCCCGCGTCCCCGAGGTGGACTGGCCGTACGCCGCCCCGCCCCGGCCGTGGGGCCGGGGGCCCGGCCCGCGCGGCGACCTGTGCGTCCTGCCCCCGCTGGGCCGGATGAGCACCGGCCAGTGGCGGGTCCTGGCCGAGGTCGCCGGCCACGGCGACGGGCTGCGGGTCACCCCCTGGCGCACCGTCGTGCTCCCGGGCGCCCCCCTTCGCGGCCCGGTCGACGGCCCCGCACTGCTGGAAGAAGCCGGCCTGGTCGTGTCCGCGGGAAGTCCCTGGCAGTCCGTCACCGCCTGTACCGGACGCCCCGGTTGCGCCAAGGCCCGCGCGGACGTACGCGCCGACGCGCACGCCCTCGTGGAGCGGGCGCGGGGGCCGCTGCCCGTGCACTGGTCCGGCTGCGAACGCCGGTGCGGCCACCCGCGCGGAACGCAGTGGGTGGACGCGCTCGCCACCTCCGACGGGTACCGGCTCTCCGTGGACGGGCACACCCTGCCGCACCGGCCGGACCTGGCGGTCGCCCTGATGGCCGCACGCGAGACCACCTCATCACCCCAGAGTCCGAAGACGCAGTGA
- the cobN gene encoding cobaltochelatase subunit CobN encodes MILLLSTSDTDLLSARAANTADAPVPFRFANPSRLPLDDLPGLLDGADLVVVRLLGGLRAWQDGLDLLLAPGQTRPVVVLTGEQAPDAQLMEASTVPIGIAAEAHAYLAHGGPANLEQLARFLSDTVLLTGHGFEPPAAAPTWGPLERTARRTDGPEIAVLYYRAHQMSGNTGFVHALCEAIEAHGARPVPLYVSSLRSPEPELVAALGSADAVVTTVLAAGGTKPATASAGGDDESWDAGALAGLGVPILQALCLTGSRAAWEDNDEGLSPLDAATQVAVPEFDGRLITVPFSFKELDEDGLPAYVADPERAARVAGIAVRHARLRHIERRDKKVALVLSAYPTKHSRIGNAVGLDTPASAVELLRTLVAEGYDFGPVDEIPGLVSGDGDELIRALIEAGGHDQDWLTEEQLARNPVRIPAADYKRWFAELPEELRESVEEHWGEAPGSMFVDRSANPEGDIVLAALRRGNLLVLIQPPRGFGENPIAIYHDPDLPPSHHYLAAYRWIQARAEDGGFGADAMIHLGKHGNLEWLPGKNAGLSAACAPDAALGDLPLIYPFLVNDPGEGTQAKRRVHATLVDHLVPPMARAESYGDIARLEQHLDEYAQISAMDPAKLPAIRAQIWTLIQAAKLDHDLGLEERPDDDGFDDFLLHVDGWLCEVKDAQIRDGLHVLGGAPTGEARVNLVLAILRARQIWGGTTALPGLREALGLDESKATRTSADDVEAQARALVQAMEDAGWAPGAVASVAADHPADVAEVLSFAAREVVPRLAGTTDEIAHVVAALDGGFVPAGPSGSPLRGLVNVLPTGRNFYSVDPKAVPSRLAWETGQALADSLLTRYRADNGEWPASVGLSLWGTSAMRTAGDDVAEVLALLGIRPVWDEASRRVTGLEAIPLAELGRPRIDVTLRISGFFRDAFPHVIGLLDDAVRLAASLEEPDSENYVRAHARADLALHGDERRATTRIFGSRPGTYGAGILQLIDSRDWRTDADLAEVYTVWGGYAYGRGLEGRPARDEMETAYKRITVAAKNTDTREHDIADSDDYFQYHGGMVATVRALRGTAPEAYIGDSTRPETVRTRTLVEETSRVFRARVVNPKWIEAMRRHGYKGAFELAATVDYLFGYDATTGVVADWMYDKLTETYVLDPVNRAFLEEANPWALHGIAERLLEAESRGMWEKPDPQILESLRQVYLDTEGNLEGEAE; translated from the coding sequence ATGATCCTGCTGCTGTCGACGTCCGACACCGATCTGCTCAGCGCTCGCGCGGCGAACACGGCGGACGCCCCCGTCCCGTTCCGGTTCGCCAACCCCTCCCGCCTCCCCCTCGACGACCTCCCCGGCCTCCTCGACGGGGCCGACCTGGTCGTCGTACGCCTCCTCGGCGGCCTCCGGGCCTGGCAGGACGGACTGGACCTGCTGCTGGCCCCGGGGCAGACCCGCCCGGTCGTGGTCCTGACCGGCGAACAGGCTCCGGACGCGCAGCTGATGGAGGCCTCCACGGTTCCGATCGGCATTGCGGCCGAGGCACACGCCTACCTCGCGCACGGCGGCCCGGCCAACCTCGAACAGCTGGCCCGGTTCCTCTCCGACACCGTCCTGCTCACCGGGCACGGCTTCGAGCCGCCCGCCGCCGCCCCCACCTGGGGCCCTCTGGAGCGCACCGCGCGGCGGACGGACGGCCCCGAGATCGCCGTGCTCTACTACCGCGCCCACCAGATGAGCGGCAACACCGGTTTCGTGCACGCGCTGTGCGAGGCCATCGAGGCGCACGGCGCCCGGCCGGTCCCCCTCTACGTCTCCTCCCTGCGCAGCCCCGAGCCGGAGCTCGTCGCGGCCCTGGGTTCCGCGGACGCGGTCGTCACGACCGTCCTCGCGGCGGGCGGCACCAAGCCCGCCACCGCCTCGGCGGGCGGCGACGACGAGTCGTGGGACGCGGGCGCGCTCGCCGGTCTCGGCGTGCCGATCCTCCAAGCCCTGTGCCTGACCGGCTCCCGTGCCGCCTGGGAGGACAACGACGAGGGTCTCTCCCCGCTGGACGCCGCGACGCAGGTCGCCGTGCCCGAGTTCGACGGCCGTCTGATCACCGTCCCGTTCTCCTTCAAGGAGCTCGACGAGGACGGCCTGCCCGCCTACGTGGCCGACCCCGAGCGCGCCGCCCGGGTCGCCGGCATCGCCGTGCGCCACGCGCGGCTGCGCCACATCGAGCGCCGCGACAAGAAGGTCGCCCTCGTCCTCTCCGCCTACCCGACCAAGCACTCCCGCATCGGCAACGCGGTCGGCCTGGACACCCCCGCCAGCGCGGTGGAGCTGCTGCGCACCCTCGTCGCCGAGGGCTACGACTTCGGCCCGGTCGACGAGATCCCCGGGCTGGTCTCGGGCGACGGCGACGAGCTGATCCGCGCGCTCATCGAGGCCGGCGGCCACGACCAGGACTGGCTCACCGAGGAGCAGCTGGCCCGCAACCCGGTCCGCATCCCGGCCGCCGACTACAAGCGCTGGTTCGCCGAGCTCCCGGAGGAGCTCCGCGAGAGCGTCGAGGAGCACTGGGGCGAGGCCCCGGGCAGCATGTTCGTGGACCGCTCGGCGAACCCCGAGGGCGACATCGTCCTGGCCGCCCTGCGGCGCGGGAACCTCCTCGTCCTCATCCAGCCGCCGCGCGGGTTCGGCGAGAACCCGATCGCGATCTACCACGACCCCGACCTGCCGCCCTCGCACCACTACCTCGCCGCGTACCGCTGGATCCAGGCGCGCGCCGAGGACGGCGGCTTCGGCGCCGACGCGATGATCCACCTGGGCAAACACGGCAACCTGGAGTGGCTGCCGGGCAAGAACGCCGGCCTGTCCGCGGCCTGCGCGCCGGACGCCGCGCTCGGCGACCTCCCGCTGATCTACCCGTTCCTGGTCAACGACCCGGGCGAGGGCACCCAGGCCAAGCGCCGCGTGCACGCCACCCTGGTCGACCACCTGGTGCCGCCGATGGCGCGCGCGGAGTCGTACGGCGACATCGCACGCCTGGAGCAGCACCTGGACGAGTACGCCCAGATCTCCGCGATGGACCCGGCGAAGCTGCCCGCCATCCGTGCGCAGATCTGGACGCTGATCCAGGCGGCGAAGCTCGACCACGACCTGGGTCTGGAGGAGCGCCCGGACGACGACGGCTTCGACGACTTCCTGCTGCACGTCGACGGCTGGCTGTGCGAGGTCAAGGACGCCCAGATCCGCGACGGCCTGCACGTCCTGGGCGGTGCCCCGACGGGCGAGGCCCGGGTCAACCTGGTCCTCGCCATCCTGCGGGCCCGGCAGATCTGGGGCGGCACCACGGCCCTCCCGGGCCTGCGCGAGGCGCTGGGCCTGGACGAGTCGAAGGCCACCCGTACGTCCGCGGACGACGTCGAGGCGCAGGCCCGCGCCCTGGTCCAGGCGATGGAGGACGCCGGCTGGGCCCCGGGCGCCGTGGCCTCGGTCGCGGCGGACCACCCGGCGGACGTCGCGGAGGTGCTGTCCTTCGCGGCCCGCGAGGTGGTCCCCCGCCTGGCCGGTACGACGGACGAGATCGCCCACGTGGTCGCGGCCCTGGACGGCGGTTTCGTCCCGGCCGGCCCCTCGGGCTCCCCGCTGCGCGGCCTGGTCAACGTCCTGCCGACGGGCCGCAACTTCTACTCGGTCGACCCCAAGGCCGTCCCGTCGCGGCTCGCCTGGGAGACGGGCCAGGCCCTGGCCGACTCCCTGCTCACGCGGTACCGCGCCGACAACGGCGAGTGGCCCGCCTCGGTCGGCCTGTCCCTGTGGGGCACGAGCGCGATGCGCACGGCCGGCGACGACGTCGCCGAGGTCCTCGCGCTGCTCGGCATCCGCCCGGTCTGGGACGAGGCCTCGCGCCGTGTGACGGGGCTGGAGGCGATCCCGCTCGCGGAGCTGGGCCGGCCCCGCATCGATGTGACACTGCGCATCTCGGGCTTCTTCCGTGACGCGTTCCCGCACGTGATCGGCCTGCTGGACGACGCGGTGCGGCTCGCGGCCTCGCTGGAGGAGCCGGATTCCGAGAACTACGTGCGCGCGCATGCCCGGGCTGACCTGGCCCTGCACGGTGACGAGCGCCGCGCGACGACCCGCATCTTCGGTTCGCGCCCGGGCACGTACGGGGCGGGCATCCTCCAGCTGATCGACTCCCGCGACTGGCGTACGGACGCCGACCTGGCCGAGGTGTACACGGTGTGGGGCGGCTACGCCTACGGCCGCGGCCTGGAAGGGCGCCCCGCCCGGGACGAGATGGAGACGGCCTACAAGCGGATCACGGTCGCGGCGAAGAACACGGACACCCGCGAGCACGACATCGCGGACTCCGACGACTACTTCCAGTACCACGGCGGCATGGTGGCCACGGTCCGTGCCCTGCGGGGCACGGCTCCGGAGGCGTACATCGGCGACTCCACCCGCCCGGAGACGGTCAGGACCCGCACCCTGGTCGAGGAGACCTCGCGCGTCTTCCGGGCCCGCGTGGTGAACCCGAAGTGGATCGAGGCGATGCGGCGCCACGGCTACAAGGGCGCCTTCGAGCTGGCGGCCACGGTGGACTACCTGTTCGGCTACGACGCCACCACGGGCGTGGTCGCGGACTGGATGTACGACAAGCTCACCGAGACGTACGTCCTGGACCCGGTCAACCGCGCCTTCCTGGAGGAGGCCAACCCGTGGGCCCTGCACGGCATCGCGGAGCGCCTCCTGGAAGCGGAGTCCCGCGGCATGTGGGAGAAGCCGGACCCGCAGATCCTGGAGTCCCTGCGCCAGGTGTACCTGGACACCGAGGGCAATCTGGAGGGTGAGGCGGAGTAG
- a CDS encoding geosmin synthase produces MTQPFRLPDFYVPYPARLNPHLEEARVHAKQWARGLAMLEGSGVWEESDLDSHDYALLCSYTHPDCDAEALSLVTDWYVWVFFFDDHFLETFKRSQDRVGAKAYLDRLAAFMPMNLADGFPEPTNPVEAGLADLWRRTVPSMSADWRERFSTSTKNLLDESMWELANIDIGRVANPLEYIEMRRKVGGAPWSAGLVEYVAAEVPARVAHSRPLGVLRDAFSDAVHIRNDLFSYEREVTDEGELSNAVLVLETFLGCTTQEAAEASNDLLTSRLQQFEQTALHELPQLFIDLSLEPDEIAAVLAYTKGLQDWQSGGHEWHMVSSRYMNKEARATAPASLPFMPSGLGTSALDLRSVFNRRSMELRRRSFTHVPFQRTGPSVIPEIYMPHRLTLSPHLAHAREESVAWARRTGLLDPQPGDPGSAVWTEEKLRGYDFAVCSAGIDPDATPGELALNACWLTWGTYADDYYPVVFAQTRNPAAAKAATAGLIAMMPVDHAEQPSPSTALERGLADLWVRTGAGMSVEQRAEFRATVVDMLESWLWEVDNAVHHRIPDPVDYAEMRRRTFGSRLTMYLCRLGHEGRGIPGEIYASGTVRSLENAVADAACLVNDIYSYQKEVEFEGEVHNHILVTQNFFDIGYPEALHICHALMTRRTEEFEHIVANQLPVLCDDFRLGAGARAALDAYVGELRDWHAGVLNWHATIRRYRPEDLERPGGGLVGAVLGSGFGMAAARLRPPA; encoded by the coding sequence GTGACGCAGCCGTTCCGACTGCCGGATTTCTACGTGCCGTATCCGGCGCGACTCAACCCCCACCTGGAGGAGGCGAGGGTCCACGCCAAGCAGTGGGCGCGCGGCCTCGCGATGCTGGAGGGGTCCGGCGTCTGGGAGGAGAGCGACCTCGACTCGCACGACTACGCCCTGCTCTGCTCGTACACCCACCCCGACTGCGACGCCGAGGCGCTGTCGCTGGTCACCGACTGGTACGTGTGGGTGTTCTTCTTCGACGACCACTTCCTGGAGACCTTCAAGCGCTCGCAGGACCGCGTCGGCGCCAAGGCGTACCTCGACCGGCTGGCCGCCTTCATGCCGATGAACCTGGCCGACGGCTTTCCCGAACCCACCAATCCCGTGGAGGCCGGCCTCGCCGACCTGTGGCGGCGAACCGTTCCCTCGATGTCGGCGGACTGGCGGGAACGGTTCTCCACGTCCACCAAGAACCTCCTCGACGAATCGATGTGGGAGCTCGCCAACATCGACATCGGGCGGGTGGCCAACCCCCTGGAGTACATCGAGATGCGCCGCAAGGTGGGCGGCGCCCCCTGGTCGGCCGGGCTGGTCGAGTACGTCGCCGCCGAGGTCCCGGCGCGCGTCGCGCACTCGCGCCCGCTGGGCGTGCTGCGGGACGCCTTCTCCGACGCGGTCCACATCAGGAACGACCTCTTCAGCTACGAGCGGGAGGTCACCGACGAGGGCGAACTCTCCAACGCCGTCCTCGTCCTGGAGACGTTCCTCGGCTGCACCACGCAGGAGGCCGCGGAGGCCTCCAACGACCTTCTCACCTCCCGCCTCCAGCAGTTCGAACAGACCGCCCTGCACGAACTGCCCCAGCTCTTCATCGACTTATCACTCGAACCGGACGAGATCGCGGCCGTCCTCGCCTACACCAAGGGCCTCCAGGACTGGCAGTCCGGCGGACACGAGTGGCACATGGTCTCCAGCCGCTACATGAACAAGGAGGCCAGGGCGACCGCCCCGGCCTCGCTTCCCTTCATGCCGTCCGGACTCGGCACCAGCGCCCTCGACCTGCGGTCGGTCTTCAACCGGCGCTCGATGGAACTGCGCCGCCGCTCCTTCACCCACGTCCCCTTCCAGCGGACCGGGCCCTCCGTCATCCCGGAGATCTACATGCCCCACCGGCTCACGCTGAGCCCTCATCTGGCGCACGCCCGAGAGGAGTCGGTGGCCTGGGCCCGTCGGACGGGCCTGTTGGATCCGCAGCCGGGCGACCCCGGTTCGGCGGTCTGGACCGAGGAGAAGCTGCGCGGCTACGACTTCGCGGTCTGCTCGGCCGGGATCGACCCGGACGCCACTCCCGGCGAACTCGCCCTCAACGCCTGCTGGCTGACCTGGGGCACGTACGCGGACGACTACTACCCGGTGGTGTTCGCGCAGACCAGGAACCCGGCGGCGGCCAAGGCGGCCACGGCCGGGCTGATCGCCATGATGCCCGTCGACCACGCCGAGCAGCCGTCGCCGTCGACCGCGCTGGAACGGGGCCTCGCCGACCTGTGGGTGCGCACCGGCGCCGGCATGTCGGTGGAGCAGCGCGCCGAGTTCCGCGCGACGGTGGTGGACATGCTGGAGAGCTGGCTCTGGGAGGTGGACAACGCCGTCCACCACCGCATCCCGGACCCGGTGGACTACGCGGAGATGCGACGGCGCACCTTCGGCAGCCGGCTCACCATGTACCTGTGCCGGCTGGGGCACGAGGGCCGGGGCATCCCCGGGGAGATCTACGCCTCGGGGACCGTCCGCTCGCTGGAGAACGCCGTCGCGGACGCGGCCTGCCTGGTCAACGACATCTACTCCTACCAGAAGGAGGTGGAGTTCGAGGGCGAGGTCCACAACCACATCCTGGTGACCCAGAACTTCTTCGACATCGGCTACCCGGAGGCCCTGCACATCTGCCATGCGCTGATGACCCGTCGCACCGAGGAGTTCGAGCACATCGTGGCGAACCAGCTGCCGGTGCTCTGCGACGACTTCCGCCTCGGGGCCGGGGCGCGGGCCGCCCTGGACGCGTACGTGGGAGAACTCCGCGACTGGCACGCGGGGGTCCTCAACTGGCACGCCACGATCCGCCGTTACCGGCCGGAGGATCTGGAGCGGCCCGGTGGCGGCCTCGTCGGCGCGGTGCTCGGTTCCGGCTTCGGCATGGCCGCCGCGCGGCTGCGCCCGCCCGCGTGA
- a CDS encoding GNAT family N-acetyltransferase, producing the protein MVDIREVPEADIDRALELAYLVFHDRPERQVRERHHALLARCDRIGAYDGDALVGFMAAHDFRLSVPGADLPCPGLTFVCVAPTHRRRGVLTGMMARMMRRARHSGRPIAALWASEAAIYGRFGYGGATTGATVEIDSTRPLALRIDPDRRPLRLVDPADALDVIAPFHEATRAGRPGRPRRSPERWREEWLTEQDEEDEELSPPRIIVLGDPGEPIAGYVVYRTKPEGDAPATRTPGLVRVDELEADTPAVAAALWECLSSLDLTGKVRAWGRPVDDPLLHFAADRDQVRVTAQFPALWLRLVDVRAALTARSWAAPVELVLEVRDARLPDNAGRFRLKAGPHGAAYGPTDGPADLALDVRELAACYLGGTRVAELVAAGLVQERTPGTAAALDDALRTPVLPHTADEF; encoded by the coding sequence ATGGTGGACATCCGTGAGGTACCCGAGGCCGACATCGACCGTGCCCTGGAGCTCGCCTACCTGGTCTTCCACGACCGGCCCGAGAGGCAGGTCAGGGAGCGGCACCACGCGCTGCTCGCGCGCTGCGACCGGATCGGTGCCTACGACGGGGACGCCCTGGTCGGCTTCATGGCCGCGCACGACTTCCGGCTCTCGGTGCCCGGCGCGGACCTGCCCTGCCCCGGGCTCACCTTCGTCTGCGTCGCGCCCACCCATCGGCGCCGCGGTGTGCTCACCGGCATGATGGCGCGGATGATGCGGCGCGCCCGCCACTCCGGCCGCCCGATCGCCGCGCTGTGGGCCTCGGAGGCCGCGATCTACGGCCGCTTCGGCTACGGCGGCGCCACCACCGGCGCCACCGTGGAGATCGACTCCACCCGGCCGCTGGCCCTGCGCATCGACCCGGACCGGCGCCCGTTGCGGCTCGTCGACCCGGCGGACGCGCTCGACGTCATCGCCCCCTTCCACGAGGCCACCCGCGCCGGCCGGCCCGGCCGCCCCCGCCGCAGCCCCGAACGCTGGCGCGAAGAGTGGCTCACCGAACAGGACGAGGAGGACGAGGAGCTGAGCCCGCCCAGGATCATCGTCCTGGGCGATCCGGGCGAGCCCATCGCCGGCTACGTCGTCTACCGCACCAAGCCGGAGGGCGACGCCCCCGCCACCCGCACCCCGGGCCTGGTCCGGGTCGACGAACTGGAGGCGGACACGCCGGCGGTGGCCGCCGCCCTCTGGGAGTGCCTGTCCTCCCTCGACCTCACGGGCAAGGTCCGCGCATGGGGCCGCCCGGTCGACGACCCGCTGCTGCACTTCGCCGCCGACCGGGACCAGGTACGGGTCACCGCCCAGTTCCCGGCGCTCTGGCTGCGCCTGGTCGACGTACGCGCGGCGCTGACCGCGCGGTCCTGGGCCGCACCGGTCGAACTGGTGCTGGAGGTCCGCGACGCACGGCTGCCCGACAACGCCGGGCGCTTCCGCCTCAAGGCCGGGCCGCACGGGGCGGCGTACGGTCCCACGGACGGCCCCGCCGACCTGGCCCTCGACGTGCGCGAGCTGGCCGCCTGCTACCTGGGCGGGACCCGGGTCGCCGAGCTGGTCGCCGCCGGTCTGGTCCAGGAGCGCACCCCCGGAACGGCCGCGGCCCTGGACGACGCCCTGCGCACGCCCGTACTGCCGCACACGGCGGACGAGTTCTGA